gtttgtctgttatcgttaaaagaacttaactaaaacatttgcactatacattacttatataggtcctaaaaagtgccttgtgaactatatggttccaaatgtttaattcacattgcaaaaagttttaacgggtctcaaaatgtttattagagtctaataagtaaatagtataagtataacagttaaccaataaaaggtttgtctgttatcgttaaataaacttaactaaaacatttgcactatacattacttatataggtcctaaaaagtgccttgtgaactatatggtgccaaatgtttaattcacattgcaaaaagttgtaacgggtctcaaaatgtttattagagtctaataagtaaataataaaagtataacagttaaccaataaaagctttgtctgttatcgttaaaagaacttaactaaaacatttgcactataggctacattagttttataggtcctaaaaagtgccttgtgaactatatggtgccaaatgtttaattcacattgcaaaaagttctaacgggtctcaaaatgtttcttggagtctaataagtaaataataaaagtataacagttaaccaattaaaggtttatctgttatcgtaaaaagaacttaactaaaacatttgcactatacattagttatataggtcctaaaaagtgccttgtgaactatatggtgccaaatgtttaattcacattgcaaaaagttctaacaggtttcaaggtgtttattagagtctaataagtaaatagtataagtataacagttaaccaataaaaggtttgtctgttatcgttaaaagaacttaactaaaacatttgcactataggctacattagttttataggtcctaaaaagtgccttgtgaactatatggtgccaaatgtttaattcacattgcaaaacgttctaacgggtctcaaaatgtttattagagtctaataagtaaatagtataagtataacagttaaccaagaaaaggtttgtctgttatcgttaaaagaacttaactaaaacatttgcactataggctacattagttttataggtcctaaaaagtgccttgtgaactatatggtgccaaatgtttaattcacattgcaaaaagttctaacgggtctcaaaatgtttattagagtctaataactaaataataaaagtataacagttaaccaataaaaggtttgtctgttatcgttaaaagaacttaactaaaacatttgaactatacattacttatataggtcctaaaaagtgccttgtgaactatatggtgccaaatgtgcaattcacattgcaaaaagttctaacgggtctcaaaatgtttattagagtctaataagtaaatagtaaaagtataacagttaaccaataaaaggtttgtctgttatcgttaaaagaacttaactaaaatatttgcactataggctacattagttatataggtcctaaaaagtgccttgtgaactatatggtgccaaatgtttaattcacattgcaaaaagttctaacgggtctcaaaatgtttattggagtgtaataagtaaatgataaaagtataacagttaaccaataaaagctttgtctggtatcgttaaaagaacttaactaaaacatttgcactataggttacattagttatattggtcctaaaaagtgccttgtgaactatatggtgccaaatgtttaattcacattgcaaaaagttctaacgggtctcaaaatgtttattagagtctaataagtaaataataaaagtataacagttaaccaataaaaggtttgtctgttatcgttaaaagaacttaactaaaacatttgcactatacattagatatataggtcctaaaaagtgccttgtgaactatatggtgccaaatgtttaattcactttgcaaaaagtactaacgtgtctcaaaatgtttattagagtctaataagtaaataataaaagtataacagttaaccaataaaaggcttgtctattatcgttaaaagaacttaactaaaacatttgcactatacattagctatatgggtcctaaaaattgccttgtgaactatatggtgccaaatgtttaattcacattgcaaaaagttctaacgggtctcaaaatgtttattggagtctaataagtaaataataaaagtataaaagttaaccaataaaagttttgtatgttatcgttaaaagaacttaactaaaacatttgcactatacattacttatataggtcctaaaaagtgccttgtgaactatatggtgccaaatgtttaattcacattgcaaaaagttctaacgggtctcaaaatgtttattagagtctaataagtaaataataaaagtataacagttaaccaataaaaggtttgtctgttatcgttaaaagaacttaactaaaacatttgcactatacattagatgtataggtcctaaaaagtgccttgtgaactatatggtgccaaatgtttaatgcactttgcaaaaagtactaacgtgtctcaaaatgtttattagagtctaataagtaaataataaaagtataacagttaaccaataaaaggtttgtctgttatcgttaaaagaacttaactaaaacatttgcactatacattagctatatgggtcctagaaattgccttgtgaactatatggtgccaaatgtttaattcactttgcaaaaagtactaacgtgtctcaaaatgtttattagagtctaataagtaaataataaaagtataaaagttaaccaataaaaggtttgtctgttatcgttaaaagaacttaactaaaacatttgcactatacattagctatcgtgacccgacaccttatcgaaagacactttatcgaacgacacttaatcgaacgacactttatcgaaagacacttaatcgaacgacacctgatcgaaacgacacctgatcgaaacgacagttgatcgaaagacactttatcgaaccgaaagttgatcaaacgacactttatcgaaccgacagttaatcaaaacgacagttgatcgaacgacactttatcgaaccgacagttcaagcaagatttttgcgtgtttctcaaacattgaaacaatgggtcattgtgatgttcagctatctgtccatgtttgtttgataaagttagattttgtaatttttgagatattgtgatatttatataattttgctctctctccgcattgaaacgtattactcatttacgcaccaataacttgactaactattctttttcgttctcttttcacagcgggggcgcggcgtaacaagaagaatttatagaaatgtgtcacttttagaaatacctaatttacactaaattcactttctttagttttacaattatgatgtatacaggaagccagatgatgtttctactaacctgtaataatctcatcgtctacgacgcataggtttctagtaattaacgattgcaaatgtgtgtgcggggttggccacacctagtttttttagtaaactcgcgagcctggttaggatagggttaaaagatccacaatttattgaaacaactgacgatatgcactgttaaaagaacgacaatttattaaaagaactgacaacatgcactgttaaaagcacgacaactgacgaagtgcacatttcaatcgcattcatttaatcacaagttgtgtgcaattgctcgaagataactgtttatgtccatatttgttgagtcataattttcaactatgctcctcagacgttggttgacagcgtcgtagcgcttcttccgtggtgggccatcgattccagcactcaattgttcaattaacaattcgttggaaccttgttcctgcttaatttttttgacgagtctgcgaagcgtcggatgggatattgagacacgcttgctgaacgcattgtgccatccttcaatgctattattcgttcgtggaaggtcatcttgaacccggtggaagacattccaacatcggataggaaatagaggttgacgacgattcctgcgacacaatcgtccaatccaagtattttcaaaatagtcaatgtattcagacaagtgctgctcatcgtcgtcactgaacgtggccaggaagtcctcgaaccgttgtacaacgtcttcaggcggaacgaatgccagtgcctggaagcattttatgcgaagggcgtgctctgcatcttcattgaaccaccgctgcagagagagagcctgaattttccggaagctacattggccaaaatggaaaaggcagccgagaatttctgcccgagggaagctggaagaaagagcattatatgctgccatttcaaagtctattgttacggtttctggggctattcctggtcgctgttgttccaataaaccaaagatgcgattgtacacagcttcagatttgttctcggtaacggtgtatacgagtggcaccgtgcgattttcatcgaccagcgcgtgtatcgtgtacagctggtatccaagtggggcaacatcgaatgtaccgtcacaaaaccaattagcgcatttgttcagtatatccagattcttttgagacgcaaacatatagaattcgtTCTCATCGTCTTCCTCGATAACGAAGGCTTCTCCCCTCGGTGTCACGCGGAGTTCATCCATCAAGCCGATTCCTTCTGGACATACGCGCTTTCGCTGTATCATCCGCTTTAATGATGTTGCTTTAGGGAGAGCACCAGCGGTGGCTAAGGATATATCCTGCGTTTCCCTCTGAATAATGTTTGAGGTACGTTCATCTGAATTGATTGCTCGATCTCGCATGCTGGCTTGTGCTCTTGCAACTATAACACGTGCAAGGTTTGGTGGATGACTGTGTTCAGATGGTGCTCTCTTGAGGCTGTCGTCCTCGGCTGTGGATAGACGGCTTTTGCATTTGAGGTAGTCCTCACATCTCCAGTAAGTTAcgccatttgttgttttgtcacGAACGTACAAGAAACCGTCCAAGGCCAACTTTCGTTTGCCTTTATCACTTAAAATGAATTCCATTTCGATATGTATACAATCGTTATTAACgtggaaaaaattacaagaattCTTAAGATGTCTAAAATCAAATAGTGTGGAAATGTAAGTATACACAATATGatcaaataatgtaattataaTAGTCATATAACTCATAaatagggcaaccagttttttgacccaaaaatttttaactttgaccttaaaatttgcaaagtttgacctttattttgcaacttgCCTCATTGACAACTTGATGCCTCATTAATTACCTGATGcctcattaatactataattcacactcacttcagtatattacaccacattgctgcaatctcaatcgtaccaatcacaaaaagagcaaaatatttgtgttcacacttcaacaacacagcattaaagtgacacttgatgctgcttgctttgtgaaagtttttcaacatctggtggCAAGTCATATGAAGCAAGagccagaacattttctaaataggcgtcggaaatgcgtgatcttagcttgcttttcgtgaatttcattgttgaaaacatttgttcacatgtgtacgtgctaccaagcatcgaagccatttattttgcgctgtcggtcaagctgggataaagaccactttcaagaagctactttgtgtaaaagtcagacagcgacatgccccttgctattaaattttgccttcaattccttactctttgtatctataatgactagtctagtctactgtacagacaatctcgtacttagtaattctcgtgcgtattcttgtgatatcttattaatatgtgggcgggccggccgccatgcgaaatcgaacactttatgatacaaatataaaatatagatataaaatataaatcgtcaactttatgatatatacatcacaattcattaatgcacaccattacaaagaccgcacatcacaatggctcattgttacaatgtttgagaaacacgctaaaatcttgcttgaactgtcggttcgataaagtgtcgttcgatcaactgtcgttttgattaactgtcggttcgataaaatgtcgttcgatcagctgtcgtttcgataaagtgtctttcgatcaactgtcggctcgattaactgtcgttcgataaagtgtctttcgatcagctgtcgtttcgatcaggtgtcgttcgataaagtgtctttcgataaagtgtctttcgataaggtgtcgtagtaccattagctatatgggtcctaaaaattgccttgtgaactatatggtgctaaatgtgcaattcacattgcaaaaagttctaacgagtctcaaaatgtttattggattctaataagtaaataataaaagtataaaagttaaccaataaaagttttgtctgttatcgttaaaagaacttaaataaaacatttgcactatacattacttatataggtcctaaaaagtgccttgtgaactatatggtgccaaatgtttaattcacattgcaaaaagttctaacgggtctcaaaatgtttattagagtctaataagtaaataataaaagtataacagttaaccaataaaagctttgtctgttatcgtaaaaagaacttaactaaaacatttgcactaaacattagatatataggtcctaaaaagtgccttgtgaactatatggtgctaaatgtttaattcactttgcaaaaagtactaatgggtctcaaaatgtttattagagtctaataagtaaataataaaagtataacagttaaccaataaaaggtttgcttgttatcgttaaaagaacttaactaaaacatttgcactatacattacttatataggtcctaaaaagtgccttttgaactatatggtgccaaatgtttaattcacattgcaaaaagttctaatgggtctcaaaatgtttattggagtctaataagtaaataataaaagtataacagttaaccaataaaaggtttgtctgttatcgttaaaagaacttaactaaaacatttgcactatacattacttatataggtcctaaaaagtgccttgtgaactatatggtgccaaatgtttaattcacattgcaaaaagttctaacgggtctcaaaatgtttattagagtctaataagtaaataataaaagtataacagttaaccaataaaagctttgtctgttatcgttaaaagaacttaactaaaacatttgcaatataggctacattagttttataggtcctaaaaattgccttgtgaactatatggtgccaaatgtttaattcacattgcaaaaagttctaacgggtctcaaaatgtttcttggagtctaataagtaaataataaaagtataacagttaaccaattaaaggtttatctgttatcgtaaaaagaacttaactaaaacatttgcactatacattagttatatagg
Above is a window of Clavelina lepadiformis chromosome 8, kaClaLepa1.1, whole genome shotgun sequence DNA encoding:
- the LOC143468750 gene encoding uncharacterized protein LOC143468750, whose translation is MEFILSDKGKRKLALDGFLYVRDKTTNGVTYWRCEDYLKCKSRLSTAEDDSLKRAPSEHSHPPNLARVIVARAQASMRDRAINSDERTSNIIQRETQDISLATAGALPKATSLKRMIQRKRGRSLRYRGRR